The window TTACAAAAAGTTTCTCCTCTGTGTCCCCTTCCAATAAAAATGTCAAATTCAAATGAAGATGTGAAGAAACATATTTTCCTTTTTTTATATGCCCATTTACTGTAAGAATTTCCATTGAAAAAATATCTTTTGTTAAAAATTTTATATTTTTAATTCCACTTTCTTCTTCTATTTCTTTTAACACAACATTTCTTAAATTACTATCTCCGTCAGCGTGTCCTCCAAGCCAAGCCCAAGAGTTATAGATATTGTGATAGCACATCAAAACTTTTTTTCTAGAACTATCTACTATCCAAGCTGATACTGTAAAATGGCATTTTTTATTATCTCTTGTTAAAATATCTTTTTCATTTTCTAATAATTCAAGAATAATCTCTCTGTCTTTTTCCTCTTGCTCATTAAAAGGAATATAATTTTTTATCTCATTTTTTAAATTTTCCATTTTTACCTCTACAAAATTTTTCTTTCCTAAATTATATCATAAAATTTTATTTTAATTAATAAAAAACCTCAGTACAATATTTGTACCAAGGTTAAATTATTTCTATTTGTATATTTTAATCTTCTTCGATTTCTTCTATCTCTCTTAAAACTCTTTTACTAGAATTTTCTAAAGCAATATCTTTAGGAGTTCTTCCCTTGTAGTCCTCTTGTTCTAAATCTGCTCCGTATTCCCAAAGTAATTTAAAAATTTTGTGAAAATCTTTTTTGGCTGCTATATGTAGAGGTGTTTCATGATTTTTATTTTCTACATTTGGATCAGCTCCGTGATACATTAAAGCATCAACAAACTCATATTTTCCCTCTTGAACAGCTAAATGCAGAATAGTGAATCCTTTTGAATCCTTTTCTTCAACAGTAATAATACTCAAATTTTCCTCAAAATTTTCAATGTCATCGCTTTCCAAAAATGTTAATAATTCCATTTTTTTTAAATTAATTTCTCCTTCTTTCTAAAATTTTCCTAACTTGCCGTTATTGTATATTATACTATATTTTTTTTAAATTTCAAGGACTTTATTTTGCTTTTTTTAAAATTTATCAGTCACTTTTTTTAACCAATTTAATTCTTTCTCATCTAAAAAAGTTTTTAATGTTTCAAAAATAACTTCATTATATTTATTAAGCCATTCTATCTCAAATTTGTCTAAATATTCTACCTCTATAGCATCTCTATCAAATGGAGCAAAAGTTATAGTTCTAAACTCTAAATACTGTCCATACTCATTTTTAAAAGTTT is drawn from Fusobacterium perfoetens and contains these coding sequences:
- a CDS encoding NUDIX hydrolase, with protein sequence MENLKNEIKNYIPFNEQEEKDREIILELLENEKDILTRDNKKCHFTVSAWIVDSSRKKVLMCYHNIYNSWAWLGGHADGDSNLRNVVLKEIEEESGIKNIKFLTKDIFSMEILTVNGHIKKGKYVSSHLHLNLTFLLEGDTEEKLFVKPDENSGLDWINVEDISKKSSEKWFIDNIYSKLTEKVKKYY
- a CDS encoding ankyrin repeat domain-containing protein; translation: MSIITVEEKDSKGFTILHLAVQEGKYEFVDALMYHGADPNVENKNHETPLHIAAKKDFHKIFKLLWEYGADLEQEDYKGRTPKDIALENSSKRVLREIEEIEED